The Lentisphaera araneosa HTCC2155 genome includes the window TAGCACTCGCAACTTCAACTTCTTCTTTGCCTTCCACCCAATGACGAATGACCAATTCACGGTGTGTAACTCCAGGACCAATATCTTTTTGTTGGCCACGCGTCGGAATGACAATACCTTCCTCTTGTAAGTGTTTGATATCACGTCGGATCGTTTTTGTATCGCACATCAACAGCTTGGCCAAATCCTCCTGGCTTAATAGACCTCCTTGATCGCGAGCCTCTTCGCTCAAACGTATTAACCTACGCTGACGGCGAACAACTTGCCGTTGTTTATTTTTTCTATTGGGCAACTCTTCTTCGTCAAAATCACTGAATACACTTAGAGTGACGCTTATCATTTCACAGTCTTTGAGTGCCTTACCTGCACCTTCCTTGGTCGAGACGCAGTTGTACTTGAGTTGACCTTCTTTAAGTTCCTTTTGGCTATAGGAAAAATAGACCTCATCTATCATGCGAACCAGTTCTTTGGCTTCCCAGGGACTTAGGCC containing:
- a CDS encoding DUF1670 domain-containing protein; amino-acid sequence: MSIQIANSQENQSRRLSLKTMNQQMSHLAVHGAGLSPWEAKELVRMIDEVYFSYSQKELKEGQLKYNCVSTKEGAGKALKDCEMISVTLSVFSDFDEEELPNRKNKQRQVVRRQRRLIRLSEEARDQGGLLSQEDLAKLLMCDTKTIRRDIKHLQEEGIVIPTRGQQKDIGPGVTHRELVIRHWVEGKEEVEVASATKHSMGAVESYLQKFKVAVYLRVGKSFTDHEIAVVAGISQRGVKTFLKIYDEFKNKDMFKHRLDEILLTGDEYYKEVGEKKDSLLSNLSNPVWSRA